The following coding sequences lie in one Periophthalmus magnuspinnatus isolate fPerMag1 chromosome 24, fPerMag1.2.pri, whole genome shotgun sequence genomic window:
- the fkbp6 gene encoding inactive peptidyl-prolyl cis-trans isomerase FKBP6 → MSVNGLLSSIRRLTQNEEQLRNSNSVSPFEVLRQQMDDILGDGGIMKQVVQPGEGPPVPENASVIMHYSGFLEYSDQPFETTLNRRHPRIMKLGRDVTLGGLELGLLTMKKGEFSRFLLQPQYAYGNMGCPPFIPERAVVLYEIHVLDFLDSGLVDKFLTLCPEEQNSSPLSTFLDVVNTLRSFGNRCFNQNQMYHAKDRYKQALKLLETRKSQNVPEKESLQTALLPVYLNLSLTELRLENPQKALKYGNKALQIDRNNTKALFRCGQAYQELQEFENAQQCLLMAQGRKPFDSDVNNLLRKVAMSYKESLDKQKDMCSKMFKHFNCRDLNEETG, encoded by the exons AGTCCTTTTGAGGTCCTCCGTCAGCAGATGGATGACATTTTAGGAGATGGAGGAATTATGAAGCAAGTGGTCCAGCCTGGAGAGGGCCCACCAGTGCCCGAGAACGCTTCAGTCATAA TGCATTACTCTGGCTTCCTGGAGTATTCTGACCAGCCTTTTGAAACCACGCTAAACAGAAGGCACCCTCGGATTATGAAGTTAGGGAGAG ATGTGACATTGGGAGGCCTGGAACTGGGTTTGTTAACTATGAAAAAGGGGGAGTTTTCACGCTTCCTGCTGCAGCCTCAGTATGCCTATGGGAACATGGGCTGTCCACCCTTCATCCCGGAACGTGCTGTGGTTCTCTATGAGATCCACGTCCTGGACTTCCTGGACTCTGGACTAGTGGATAAATTTCTCACACTATGTCCA gaGGAACAGaactcttctcctctgtccacATTTTTAGACGTGGTCAATACATTACGTTCTTTTGGCAATCGCTGCTTCAATCAGAACCAGATGTACCATGCCAAAGATCGTTACAAACAG GCTTTGAAGCTTTTGGAAACCAGGAAATCTCAGAATGTGCCAGAGAAGGAGAGTCTGCAGACGGCCCTTCTTCCTGTGTATCTGAATCTCTCCCTCACTGAGCTGCGTCTGGAGAACCCACAGAAAGCCCTGAAGTACGGCAACAAAGCACTACAGATTGACCGCAACAACACTAAGGCTCTTTTCCGCTGCGGACAG GCCTACCAGGAACTGCAAGAGTTTGAGAATGCGCAACAGTGCCTCTTAATGGCTCAGGGGAGGAAGCCTTTTGACAGCGACGTCAATAACCTCCTGAGGAAAGTGGCAAT GTCCTATAAAGAAAGCCTAGATAAACAAAAAGACATGTGCTCCAAGATGTTCAAGCATTTCAATTGCAGAGATTTAAATGAGGAAACGGGTTAG
- the flvcr1 gene encoding feline leukemia virus subgroup C receptor-related protein 1, whose protein sequence is MVAGELVQEHVRADSGAAPDHRSPSMISITRKSPESEPGRDEVAAGSEQHQTTAPGDQPGDTETEADECDAMLPNGAGSKSPDKRPEDQEESGTIETKLYLRRFAVLTVFSLYSLVNAFQWIQYSIITNVFTHFYGVQNSKIDWLSIIYMVAYVPLIFPATWLLDRRGLRLTALLGSGINCAGAWLKCASVSPDLFWLTFTAQSICSVAQVFILGLPSRIASVWFGPSEVSTACATAVLGNQLGTAIGFLLPPVLVPNTPDSQELTTHNIQTMFYGTAAVSTGLFLLALIVIKDRPLKPPSQARAVLSDSLPEDYSYRQSICNLFRNKAFLLLLISYGIMTGSFYSVSTLLNQMIIDCYEGQELNAGRIGLTLVVAGMVGSILCGLWLDHTKTYKMTTLIVYFLSFIGMLVFTFTLDLNNIYLVFVTAGVLGFFMTGYLPLGFEFGVEITYPESEGTSSGLLNAFAQIFGIIFTLIQGRLTTDYGPLYGNLFLCAWIFLGIILTALIKSELKRHNVNMGLKNKDRELLPVECPAEEKSNDLMIPASFSFSRETSI, encoded by the exons ATGGTCGCTGGTGAGCTTGTCCAGGAGCATGTGCGAGCGGATAGCGGCGCAGCACCTGACCATCGCAGCCCATCCATGATCTCCATCACCCGGAAGAGCCCCGAATCCGAGCCGGGGAGAGACGAAGTGGCCGCGGGTTCGGAGCAGCACCAGACAACGGCCCCTGGAGATCAGCCCGGAGATACGGAGACAGAGGCGGATGAATGCGACGCGATGCTGCCCAACGGAGCTGG CTCGAAATCACCTGACAAAAGACCAGAAGACCAGGAGGAGTCCGGAACTATAGAGACAAAACTTTATCTGCGAAGATTTGCTGTTTTGACTGTGTTCAGCCTTTACTCTCTAGTCAACGCTTTCCAATGGATTCAATACAGCATCAtcacaaacgtcttcactcattTCTATGGGGTGCAGAATTCTAAAATTGACTGGCTGTCTATTATTTATATGGTGGCCTATGTGCCGCTAATTTTCCCTGCTACATGGCTGTTGGACCGCAGAGGGCTCAGGCTAACAGCGCTGCTTGGATCCGGGATAAACTGTGCAGGAGCATGGCTAAAGTGTGCTAGCGTTAGCCCGGATCTGTTCTGGTTGACATTCACAGCACAATCAATATGTTCAGTAGCACAGGTATTTATTCTGGGGCTACCATCAAGAATCGCCTCCGTTTGGTTTGGACCCAGCGAGGTATCAACAGCGTGTGCTACAGCTGTGTTAGGAAACCAG TTGGGGACAGCCATTGGTTTCCTGTTACCTCCAGTCCTGGTCCCAAACACTCCTGACAGCCAAGAGCTCACCACACACAACATCCAAACCATGTTCTATGGCACCGCTGCAGTCTCCACGGGACTGTTTCTGCTCGCACTGATag TGATTAAGGACCGGCCTCTGAAGCCTCCGAGCCAGGCACGGGCTGTTTTGTCTGACTCTCTTCCTGAAGACTACTCCTACAGACAGTCCATCTGCAACCTTTTCAGGAACAAGGCCTTCTTGTTGCTGCTTATCAGCTACG GTATAATGACAGGTTCTTTCTACTCTGTTTCCACTCTTCTGAACCAGATGATTATAGACTGCTACGAG GGCCAGGAGTTGAATGCTGGTCGTATTGGTTTGACTCTAGTCGTCGCTGGGATGGTGGGCTCTATTCTCTGTGGACTATGGCTTGATCACACCAAGACATACAA AATGACCACTCTGATTGTGTATTTCCTCTCCTTCATCGGGATGCTGGTCTTTACGTTCACATTGGACCTGAACAACATCTACCTGGTGTTCGTCACAGCAGGAGTCCTCGG ATTCTTCATGACTGGGTACCTACCTCTGGGTTTTGAGTTTggtgtggagatcacatacccAGAATCGGAGGGCACGTCATCTGGGCTGCTCAATGCTTTTGCACAG ATTTTTGGGATCATCTTCACTCTGATTCAGGGCAGACTCACCACAGACTATGGGCCGTTGTACGGaaacctcttcctctgcgcgTGGATTTTCCTTGGCATCATTCTCACTG CATTAATCAAATCTGAATTGAAGCGACACAATGTAAACATGGGGTTGAAAAATAAAGATCGGGAACTG CTTCCAGTGGAATGCCCAGCTGAAGAAAAATCCAATGATTTGATGATTCCAGCTTCATTTAGTTTCTCCAGAGAAACTTCAATATAA